The DNA region TCTTGTGTGAGTATTCCTCAAGCTTTTCCTTAAGCCATTGGAATTTGTATCCCCCTATCCTCCCATTATTCAAATCTGGAATTGTTGAATCTACCCATATTATAACTAAATCTCTCCACTCATACACTCCATTCAATGGACCAATGTACTTTTGGAAGAGTTCATATCCTACATTTCTAGCATCGTGATTACCAGGTAGCACTATAAGGGGCTTTTGTATCTTTTTTAATTCATAACTTGCTCGTTCATATTCTTCTCTTAATCCCTCGTTCGTAACATCGCCCGTGTGAACAACCAGATCATAATCGAGTGTATTTACTTCGTTAACTATTAAGTCATAGGCATATCCTTTGTAAGCTTCCCCGCTTGTTACGTGAGTGTCGCTTATGTGAGCTATCTTAATCATGTTTATCACTCTGCCGAGATTGCTGTTTCAAGTTTTCTTCTACTTGCTTCAAGAAGATCACTGAGGGTAAAAATGCCAACAACTTTCCCTTCTTCTTCAATAAGCATGTGTTTTATTCTCTTTGCTGCCATTATTTTCAATACTTCTTTTAGTGGGGTATTCGCATCTACCGTAATTAAATCCTTTGTCATGATCTCCGTTATGGGGGTTGTATAATCCAACCCTGGAACGATGACTCTTCTTATAATGTCACTCTTCGTAAAAAATCCTATAACCTTTTCATGTTGGTCTATGACAACTAGAGAGCCAATATCAAATTCCACCATTATCTTGCAGGCCTCTTGAATGGTATTATCTGGCCTTACCCCTATCAACTTTTTAGTCATGTAAACCTTTATTGGAGCATTTTCATCCATTTGAATCACCATAATATGATCTATGAAAATAATATTATGTATGAAGATAAAAGGGTTTTGTTGTTAGATTTCTAATTTAATCCCTCTTTCCCTAAGCCGTTTAGGTATCTCTTTCATCAGATGGCTCATTATAGTATTTATGGATTCTTCGAGCTCAATATTCTCTATTATGGGAACCCCATGTTCTTTCGCTTTTTTGGCTAAGTAGTCCTGAATGTGAATAATATCTTCGATATTTTTCACATAGTATTCGGCGGGTCGAAGACTGTAACGTGCCCTTTCGTAAAATCTTGCTTCAAGAGCTTCAAGACTTCTTACGGTTATCATATACATAAAACTTCTTTCGTTAAGTGTTAGATACCCCGGTACGAGGTGGATTCCCTCTATTATCGTGTTGAACCCCTCCTTATATGAACGCTCTATGACTGCGTTAATTCCAACGCTTATGTATCTTACCTGACTTTCAAATCCATAAATAAGGGGGTTTACATCTCTTGGTACATTTCTAAGTTCTCTCCAGGCTAAAAATGAAGAGGTATGGATTGCAGGAAGGAGGTCTCTGCTGATCATTTTTCTCATAACTTCCCTAACGGTATCCGTGCCTATCACGGTTCTTATTCCCAGTCTAAATGCTAACTCAGTTGCAAGCGTGGATTTTCCAACTCCCGTTGCTCCACCAAGGAGTATTATCATTGGGTACTTTAGCTTTCTAAGTTCGTGCCAAAAGAGGTATTTTCTTGCAGCATCCTTTAGACCGTGCTCTAGAAGCTTTTTATACGCTATCTCCCTGATTTCATCTTTTGTTATCAGTTTTACCTTTCTTCTCTCCAGATCCTTTACTATCTCAGCGGCTATAGAATAGGCTATACCAACATCAACACCGGTGGAAGTTATAGATCTAGTGAGGATTCCTCTGGAAAAGGGGATTTTTGTCCTTTTTTCAGGATCGACCACGATTATCATCTTTGAACCCCCTTGAGGTCTCGCCCTATCTCCAACACAGAGCCTCTCAAATCTTTTCCATCTATATTAACTGGTTCGTTATCGAGATATATAACATCTTTCCCCTGTTTGAGGGCTTCCCTTGTGACAACGTCCACGGCAGCAGCTTTTAGTTCTACAAGAATAGTATCATAATTACTAAAACGTTTCAAATCCTCCTTTAACTTTGGTCTGTTGGCTAAATTATGGCTTTTACCAATAATCTCTATATTATATGATTCTTCCAAGTGTTTAGCTGCTTTTTCTAGACCTTCTGAAGGTGCTGTCATAATGAGAATTGCCTTTTTTCCTGTTACTTCTCCCAACGGCCGTGGTTTGAATGCGGTTAAATGGATATCGGCTTCTGAGTTTATTTCACTTAGGAGTTTCTTGAGGACTCTAAGTTTCTCTTCATTTACCATGTCTGCAAGAGTCACTACAATCAAATCCGCCAGTGCAACCCGGAATGGGCCAAAGTAGCTCTTAATGAACTCAAGTTTTTGTGGTGCTCCAACAACAGTGATGTATTTATCGGCCTTCACTGCTGGAAAAGTTGCTCCACTACCTTCAAGTATGACTATGTCCCCTTCGAGTTCTTCGGCTAGCTTTATACCTTTGTCAACTATGTCAAAGAAGCTAAAGCCTGCCATTCCTCCCCCACATCTTCTACATCCTATTGTTAGCACTCTTGCTGTTAAAGCATCTTCAAAGTGGTCTGATGCTGCGTGTCTCCCCGATTCAGTTATTTTAATGAGAAACTCAGGAGTTATCTCAAGCTTCTCTCCTTCTATTATCTCTGGTTCTTCTGGTCCTCCTCGTCCCATTGTCACGATTATAGGTTTTGCAATCTCCTTAAGGGTTCTTGCAACAAATCCGCTTACAGCGGTTTTTCCTACTCTTTTTCCAGTTCCAAGGATTGTGAGCGTAGGTTTGTTTATTTTCTTTAATTTCTTGGGGGAGAACTCAAAGTCTGCACCCTTATACTTAATGCCAAGTTTCAATAAAAGGGCAGCTATCCTAAATCTGTCTTCATAATTTACAACAGGTTCATCGCTCAGGTCTACGACTTCTTCGATTATATTCTCTCTAATTGCTTTCTTAATTGCTGATAGGTAATTATCCTCATGATAAAGCTTAACGCCTATCTGTTTTTCCAGGGATTTAATATCTCCTATCTTCTCAGTACCCCCTAAGAACACTGCACAGGAAACATTTCCAAGCTTTTTAATGGCCCATGCAGTTACATCGGGGTAGTGCTCCCCATCTATCAGTACCATTCTCATTTTTCCACCATAGAGATTTAGTTAGTTTAAGTATAAAATTCTTCTGGAGGAGCCTACATATATCTTCCTCCCTTAACCTTTTGAAAGTCTTTAGAACTAAGAGAATTTCGATGATATGGGCTTAAATCACCTTTATTCTGCTTTTATTGTCGAATGTATTTAAGTGTCCTTTGGTGCATTTATTTGTCTTTTAGAGGACTCTTTTTTACATATAGCAAGACTTTTATATTTGTGAAACTTTTTTCACCGGTGGTGAGAGCATGAAGAGGCTGACACTTGCTGAAGCAAGCGCAATACTAATAGGAACTCAAATTGGAGCTGGTGTTTTGGGTTTGCCATATGCTTTAAGAGAGGCTGGACCGATATTGGGAGTTATTGTGATAATTCTTACGGGCCTTTTAACACTTCTAACTGCATTATTTGTTTTGGAAGTTGCCTCTAAGAGTGAGGGAAAAAGTCTTTCAAAGCTTACTGAAGAGCATCTCGGAAAATTTGGTGGGATTCTAATGTTCATGAGCATCTCAATCTTAGCTTATGGTGCTCTTATAGCATACATAGCAGGGAGTGCAGATATACTCTCTTCGTTACTTGGAATTAGGGCAGAAATTGTTGCGATGATATTCTGGCTAGTAATGAGCTTAATTGTATTTATGGGTCTTAAAACTTCTGGGGAGGCCGAATTAATTCTCAATGGAGTACTTCTTTCTGCAATTATCATTTCAATAGTGCTGGTCTTTGGGAACATTTCTCCAGAATATATAAGGTATGCAAACTCCTCTGCTGCTCTACGTGGAGTAGGAGTAGCACTATTCGCCTACGTTAGTCATATGGTAATTCCTGAGCTTCTGAAGGGGCTTAAAGATGTCAGAATTACAACAAAAGCAGTTTTTGTAGGGTATCTCACTCCAATGATACTCTATGCTCTTTTCATCTTGGCTTTTATTGGTGCATTTGGTCCTGAGACTCCTGAACTGGCAACAAAAGTACTTGAAGGTCTTTATGGTTCTTTAGGGAGGTGGATTGGTCTATTATTGCCCTTAGCAGCCATATGTACAAGCTATATAGGAATAGCGCTTTCTCAGATGGATAACATTAGAGAAATGCTTGGGTGCAGTAAGATAAGTTCATGGTTCTTAGCAGTTGTGCCGCCTTTGGCAATATATTTTGCCGGTCTTAAAAGCTTTGTAAATGCTCTATGGCTTGCAGGAACCTTTGGGGGAGTGATCTATGCTGGGATACTTCCAACCCTCATGTACCTTAAAGTGAAGAAAAAAGAGGTGAATTTCCATTTGCATATTCCCCATGGGATAGTATATCTCTCTGGCCTGGTATTTCTCATGGTTTTTGTTTATTCTTTGGCCTCTCTTGTTTGAATTTTATATTTTACGAAATATCTTCCTGTTTCAAATAATAGTCTTTATGAGTCTCTCTATGGTTCTCATTTTTTCAATTTGGTTATGAATACTTAAATTATTTTGTTCGAAAATCGGATGAAAATTTTTAAGGTCTCGTTATGTAGGATGAGTGAAGGGCATGATAAGTTTTGCAGATAGAGAATACTCGGATGAGGAAATATATGCTATACTTGATGAACCGATTAGAGAGTGGTTTAAAGAGAAATTTGGGACGTTCACACCCCCTCAGCGTTATGCCGTGGTAGAAATTCATAAAGGAGAAAATGTCCTGATTTCATCACCAACAGGTAGTGGGAAAACTCTATCCGCTTTCTTAGCGGCTATAAATGAGCTTGTTCTCCTAGGAAAAAAGGAGGAACTCGAGGACAAAATTTACGTCCTTTACGTTTCTCCGCTTAGAGCTTTAAATAACGATATACGGAGGAACTTGGAGGAACCTCTCCGGGAAATACGGGAGGTTGCAAAAACTTTTGGTTATGAGTTGCCGGAGATAAGAGTTGCAGTGAGGACAAGTGATACTTCAAGTTATGAGAAGCAAAAGATGGTGAAAAAACCACCTCATATTTTGATCACAACTCCAGAAAGCTTAGCAATAGCCCTAAATGCTCCTAAATTTAGTCAGAGGTTAAAAACAGTTAAATACGTAATTGTGGACGAAGTTCATGCCCTGGCTGAAAATAAGAGGGGTACTCACTTAGCTCTCAGTCTTGAGAGACTTCAAAATTTGGCCGGTGATTTTGTGAGGATTGGTCTTAGTGCAACGATTCACCCTCTTGAGGAAGTTGCCAAGTTCGTTTTTGGCTTTAATGAGGATGGTACACCTCGTTCAGGACTAATTGTGGATGTGAGTTTTGCAAAGCAAACTGAAATTGTCGTAGAGAGTGTTGTTGAGGATCTCATATATTCTCCTGCGAGTGAACTTAGTGAAGCCCTGTACAAACGTTTGGACGAACTCATAGAACAGCACAAAACAACGCTAATATTCACGAATACTAGAAGCGGTGCCGAAAGGGTTGCTTATCACCTCAAGAAAAAATATCCAAAATATGCTGAATTAATTGAAACTCATCATTCAAGTCTTTCTAGAGATGTTAGGCTTGAGGTAGAGGAGAAACTAAAGAGGGGAGAACTCAAAGCGGTAGTTTCTAGTACCTCCCTGGAACTTGGAATTGACATTGGAAGTATTGACTTGGTTATTTTAATAGGATCACCAAAAAGTGTGAATAGAGCTTTGCAAAGAATTGGAAGAGCAGGTCATAGATTGCATGAGATTAGTAAGGGAGTAATTCTTGTTTTGGATAGGGATGACTTGGTGGAGTGTACAGTCTTAGCTCACAACGCAAGGAATAGAAGGCTTGATAGAATTAAAATTCCTCAAAACCCGTTGGATGTTCTCGTCCAACATGTTCTTGGAATGGCTTTGGAGAGGGTCTGGGATATAAAGGAAGCGTACAATCTCGTGAGAAGGTCTTACCCCTATCGTAACTTGAGTTTTGAAGATTTTATGTCTGTTTTGCACTACTTGGCGGGAGAATACGCGGGG from Thermococcus sp. MV5 includes:
- a CDS encoding 2,3-diphosphoglycerate synthetase, encoding MRMVLIDGEHYPDVTAWAIKKLGNVSCAVFLGGTEKIGDIKSLEKQIGVKLYHEDNYLSAIKKAIRENIIEEVVDLSDEPVVNYEDRFRIAALLLKLGIKYKGADFEFSPKKLKKINKPTLTILGTGKRVGKTAVSGFVARTLKEIAKPIIVTMGRGGPEEPEIIEGEKLEITPEFLIKITESGRHAASDHFEDALTARVLTIGCRRCGGGMAGFSFFDIVDKGIKLAEELEGDIVILEGSGATFPAVKADKYITVVGAPQKLEFIKSYFGPFRVALADLIVVTLADMVNEEKLRVLKKLLSEINSEADIHLTAFKPRPLGEVTGKKAILIMTAPSEGLEKAAKHLEESYNIEIIGKSHNLANRPKLKEDLKRFSNYDTILVELKAAAVDVVTREALKQGKDVIYLDNEPVNIDGKDLRGSVLEIGRDLKGVQR
- a CDS encoding 2-phosphoglycerate kinase, yielding MIIVVDPEKRTKIPFSRGILTRSITSTGVDVGIAYSIAAEIVKDLERRKVKLITKDEIREIAYKKLLEHGLKDAARKYLFWHELRKLKYPMIILLGGATGVGKSTLATELAFRLGIRTVIGTDTVREVMRKMISRDLLPAIHTSSFLAWRELRNVPRDVNPLIYGFESQVRYISVGINAVIERSYKEGFNTIIEGIHLVPGYLTLNERSFMYMITVRSLEALEARFYERARYSLRPAEYYVKNIEDIIHIQDYLAKKAKEHGVPIIENIELEESINTIMSHLMKEIPKRLRERGIKLEI
- a CDS encoding aromatic amino acid transport family protein; the protein is MKRLTLAEASAILIGTQIGAGVLGLPYALREAGPILGVIVIILTGLLTLLTALFVLEVASKSEGKSLSKLTEEHLGKFGGILMFMSISILAYGALIAYIAGSADILSSLLGIRAEIVAMIFWLVMSLIVFMGLKTSGEAELILNGVLLSAIIISIVLVFGNISPEYIRYANSSAALRGVGVALFAYVSHMVIPELLKGLKDVRITTKAVFVGYLTPMILYALFILAFIGAFGPETPELATKVLEGLYGSLGRWIGLLLPLAAICTSYIGIALSQMDNIREMLGCSKISSWFLAVVPPLAIYFAGLKSFVNALWLAGTFGGVIYAGILPTLMYLKVKKKEVNFHLHIPHGIVYLSGLVFLMVFVYSLASLV
- a CDS encoding cyclic nucleotide-binding/CBS domain-containing protein, which encodes MDENAPIKVYMTKKLIGVRPDNTIQEACKIMVEFDIGSLVVIDQHEKVIGFFTKSDIIRRVIVPGLDYTTPITEIMTKDLITVDANTPLKEVLKIMAAKRIKHMLIEEEGKVVGIFTLSDLLEASRRKLETAISAE
- a CDS encoding ATP-dependent helicase — encoded protein: MISFADREYSDEEIYAILDEPIREWFKEKFGTFTPPQRYAVVEIHKGENVLISSPTGSGKTLSAFLAAINELVLLGKKEELEDKIYVLYVSPLRALNNDIRRNLEEPLREIREVAKTFGYELPEIRVAVRTSDTSSYEKQKMVKKPPHILITTPESLAIALNAPKFSQRLKTVKYVIVDEVHALAENKRGTHLALSLERLQNLAGDFVRIGLSATIHPLEEVAKFVFGFNEDGTPRSGLIVDVSFAKQTEIVVESVVEDLIYSPASELSEALYKRLDELIEQHKTTLIFTNTRSGAERVAYHLKKKYPKYAELIETHHSSLSRDVRLEVEEKLKRGELKAVVSSTSLELGIDIGSIDLVILIGSPKSVNRALQRIGRAGHRLHEISKGVILVLDRDDLVECTVLAHNARNRRLDRIKIPQNPLDVLVQHVLGMALERVWDIKEAYNLVRRSYPYRNLSFEDFMSVLHYLAGEYAGLEEKRVYAKVWLDEEEGKFGRRGKMTRAIYYMNTGTIPDEAKIEVFTLDRHFIGTVEEEFAERLMPGDIFVLSGRTYEFKKSRANRIYVQPKEGAKPTIPAWFSEMLPLSFDLALDVQRFRREVKNLLDNKRTKSFLMKKYQIDEKAAKAIMGYFREQARYSTVPDDEIILVEEVFDERRAKYFFHTLIGRRANEALSRAFAYLISKKKRCNVGIAISDNGFMLILPKEKVLSENEVKELFQVEDLRETLKRALDNTELLKRRFRHVANRGLLILRRYMGRKKSLSRQQLNAQTLLRLLKKNYPEFPLLKEVYREIMEDKMDIENAEIFLRWVREGKIKVVVEHNELPSPFAFNLEVIGASDVVLMEDRRELIKQLHSKIMRLIKEKALSN